A DNA window from Thiothrix subterranea contains the following coding sequences:
- a CDS encoding type II toxin-antitoxin system VapC family toxin: MTMMGGKLFVDTNVLIYASIAESPFHQAARQALADAYQTYDNLWISPQVIREFLVVLTRPQSAFGEVSREAVMSQIAYFYQNFAIAEDSVLVNQHLLRLIEDFQVSGKQVHDTNIVATMQAYGINTLLTHNTKDFKRFTSLIQLHELVS, encoded by the coding sequence ATGACGATGATGGGCGGTAAGCTATTTGTTGATACCAATGTGTTGATTTATGCAAGCATTGCCGAGTCTCCTTTTCATCAGGCAGCGCGTCAAGCGTTAGCGGATGCTTATCAAACTTACGATAATCTGTGGATTAGTCCGCAGGTTATCCGTGAATTTTTGGTGGTATTGACCCGTCCACAGTCAGCGTTTGGTGAAGTATCGCGAGAGGCAGTGATGAGCCAGATTGCTTATTTTTATCAAAACTTTGCGATTGCTGAAGATTCTGTGTTGGTGAATCAGCATTTGTTACGACTAATCGAAGATTTTCAAGTATCGGGTAAACAAGTACACGATACCAATATTGTCGCTACTATGCAGGCTTATGGTATTAACACCTTGCTGACCCACAATACTAAAGATTTCAAACGATTTACGTCATTGATTCAGTTGCACGAATTGGTTTCGTGA
- the purL gene encoding phosphoribosylformylglycinamidine synthase, with amino-acid sequence MLIFPGSVALSEFRRNKLLSALQAIVPTITAVQAEYVHFVRNSRELHPDEHAQLQALLTYEEVQGSHAFSGTLLLVTPRKGTISPWSSKASDIAHNCGLTMVERIERGIAYDVQTTAALSEAERLAIAALLHDRMTEMVLTDLQDAVVLFSEAEPAALRYVDISNDPKAALAKANTDWGLALSADEIDYLAENYAELQRNPTDVELMMFAQANSEHCRHKIFNADWIIDGKEQPKSLFAMIRNTHAHAPEGILSAYHDNASVIEGPLATRFLTDVKTGEYHYTNEPVHILMKVETHNHPTAISPFAGAATGSGGEIRDEGATGNGSKPKAGLSGFSVSNLRIPGYAQPWEHDFGKPDRIVSALDIMLEGPIGAAAFNNEFGRPNITGYFRTFEMQAPGAKGIELRGYHKPIMIAGGMGNIRENNINKNPLPEGTPIIVLGGPAMLIGLGGGAASSMASGTSAENLDFASVQRGNPEMQRRCQEVIDRCVALGAENPILSIHDVGAGGISNAIPEIVNDAGRGGRFELRAVPNAELGMAPMEIWSNEAQERYVLAIAEDRLDTFRALCERERAVYAVVGNATVEQQLLVGDSLFDNNPVNLPMNVLLGKPPKMLRDVHHQTFHKPEIDLSGIELGEAIERVLRLPTVASKSFLITIGDRTVTGMVTRDQMVGAWQVPVADVAVTSSDYTTNFGEAMAMGERTPIALVNPAASGRMAIGEALTNIAAADIANIRNIRLSANWMAAAGYHGEDAALFDTVKAVGEELCPRLGLAIPVGKDSLSMKTVWQQDGENREMIAPLSLIVTAFSPVQDIRKTQTPALCSDVGDTDLILVDLGKGRNRLAASALAQVYGQVGHHAPDVDNPAALKAFFDTVQDLRGENLILAYHDRADGGLLATLAEMSFAGHVGVTACIGQISGQMLPALFSEELGAVLQVRHCDTDAVLEAFREAGLAHCTHVIGELNDSDELVLTFANKEVYRVPRATLQKIWAETSYRMQALRDNADCAAQEFERLDDVQDPGLPFAPTFELDDDVAAPYIRTGVRPAVAVLREQGVNGQVEMAAAFDRAGFKAVDVHMTDIIRGRVKLKDFKGLVACGGFSYGDVLGAGGGWAKTILMNPRASDEFAAFFARQDSFGLGVCNGCQMFSQLRDMIPGAAHWPRFYRNRSEQFEARYSAVEVLESPSLFLQGMAGSKLPIAIAHGEGRAVFDTATAEGMLAEGLVGLRYVDNRGNATEHYPENPNGSPLGITGVTTADGRFTIMMPHPERLFRAVQHSWKPDDMGEDGAWLRMFRNARVWVG; translated from the coding sequence ATGCTGATCTTCCCCGGTAGCGTTGCCCTCTCCGAATTCCGCCGCAACAAGCTGTTGAGCGCCTTGCAAGCCATCGTGCCAACGATCACCGCTGTGCAAGCCGAATACGTCCATTTTGTGCGCAATAGCCGCGAATTGCACCCCGACGAACACGCCCAGTTGCAAGCGTTGCTGACCTACGAAGAAGTGCAAGGCAGCCACGCTTTCAGCGGTACATTGCTGCTCGTCACCCCGCGCAAAGGCACGATTTCACCTTGGTCAAGCAAAGCCAGTGACATCGCCCACAACTGCGGTTTGACGATGGTGGAACGCATCGAACGCGGCATTGCCTACGACGTGCAAACCACTGCCGCGCTGTCGGAAGCCGAACGTCTCGCCATTGCCGCGCTGCTGCACGACCGCATGACCGAAATGGTACTGACCGACCTGCAAGATGCCGTCGTCCTGTTCAGCGAAGCCGAACCCGCCGCCTTGCGCTACGTCGACATCAGCAATGACCCCAAAGCCGCGCTCGCCAAAGCCAACACTGACTGGGGCTTGGCACTGTCAGCGGATGAAATCGACTACCTCGCGGAAAATTACGCCGAACTCCAGCGTAACCCCACCGACGTAGAATTGATGATGTTCGCGCAAGCCAACTCGGAACATTGCCGCCACAAAATCTTCAACGCCGACTGGATTATCGACGGCAAAGAACAGCCCAAATCGCTGTTTGCCATGATCCGCAACACCCACGCGCACGCGCCCGAAGGCATCCTTTCCGCCTACCATGACAACGCTTCCGTCATCGAAGGCCCGTTGGCAACGCGCTTTTTGACCGACGTAAAAACCGGCGAATACCACTACACCAACGAACCCGTCCACATCTTGATGAAGGTGGAAACCCACAACCACCCCACCGCGATTTCCCCGTTTGCGGGCGCTGCGACCGGTTCGGGCGGCGAAATTCGTGACGAAGGCGCAACCGGCAACGGCTCGAAACCCAAGGCTGGCTTGAGCGGCTTCTCGGTATCCAACCTGCGCATTCCCGGCTACGCCCAGCCGTGGGAACACGATTTCGGCAAACCCGACCGCATCGTTTCCGCCCTCGACATTATGCTCGAAGGTCCTATCGGTGCCGCCGCGTTCAACAACGAATTCGGTCGCCCCAATATCACCGGCTACTTCCGCACCTTTGAAATGCAAGCCCCCGGCGCAAAAGGCATCGAATTGCGCGGCTACCACAAGCCGATCATGATTGCAGGCGGCATGGGCAATATCCGCGAAAACAACATCAATAAAAACCCGCTGCCGGAAGGCACGCCGATCATCGTCCTCGGTGGCCCCGCGATGTTGATTGGCTTAGGCGGTGGCGCTGCCTCCTCAATGGCAAGCGGCACGAGCGCGGAAAACCTCGACTTCGCCTCCGTCCAACGCGGCAACCCCGAAATGCAACGCCGTTGCCAAGAAGTCATCGACCGCTGCGTAGCCTTGGGTGCAGAAAATCCGATCCTCTCGATTCACGACGTAGGCGCAGGCGGCATTTCCAACGCCATCCCCGAAATCGTCAACGATGCTGGACGCGGCGGACGCTTTGAACTTCGCGCCGTCCCCAATGCTGAACTCGGCATGGCTCCGATGGAAATCTGGAGCAACGAAGCGCAAGAACGCTACGTCCTCGCCATTGCCGAAGACCGCCTCGACACCTTCCGCGCCCTGTGCGAACGCGAACGCGCTGTCTATGCCGTGGTCGGGAATGCTACGGTTGAACAACAATTGTTGGTCGGCGATTCCCTGTTTGACAACAATCCGGTGAATTTGCCAATGAACGTGCTGCTCGGCAAACCGCCGAAAATGCTGCGCGACGTGCATCACCAGACTTTCCACAAGCCGGAAATTGACCTCAGCGGCATTGAGCTGGGTGAGGCGATTGAGCGCGTATTGCGCTTACCAACCGTTGCATCCAAGTCCTTCCTAATCACCATCGGCGACCGCACGGTAACGGGCATGGTCACACGCGACCAAATGGTGGGCGCATGGCAAGTGCCGGTGGCGGATGTGGCGGTCACGTCCAGCGATTACACCACCAACTTCGGCGAAGCAATGGCGATGGGTGAACGCACCCCGATTGCACTGGTGAATCCGGCAGCATCGGGGCGTATGGCGATAGGCGAAGCCCTCACCAATATTGCGGCGGCAGACATTGCCAACATTCGCAACATTCGTTTGTCGGCGAACTGGATGGCGGCGGCGGGTTATCACGGCGAAGATGCCGCGTTATTCGACACCGTGAAAGCGGTTGGTGAAGAGCTGTGCCCGCGTTTGGGCTTGGCGATTCCGGTCGGCAAAGATTCCCTGTCGATGAAAACCGTATGGCAGCAAGACGGCGAAAACCGTGAAATGATTGCGCCACTTTCCCTGATCGTGACCGCGTTTTCGCCCGTGCAGGACATCCGCAAAACCCAGACTCCGGCATTATGCAGCGACGTAGGCGATACCGATCTGATTCTGGTGGATCTCGGCAAAGGGCGTAACCGCTTGGCAGCGTCTGCATTGGCGCAAGTCTACGGGCAAGTCGGGCATCACGCGCCGGACGTGGATAACCCCGCCGCACTCAAAGCGTTCTTCGATACCGTGCAAGATTTGCGTGGCGAAAACCTGATTCTGGCATACCACGACCGTGCCGACGGCGGTTTGCTGGCAACCTTGGCAGAAATGAGTTTTGCAGGGCATGTAGGCGTGACGGCTTGCATCGGACAGATTAGTGGGCAAATGCTGCCTGCACTGTTCAGCGAAGAACTTGGCGCGGTATTGCAAGTGCGCCATTGCGATACGGATGCGGTGTTGGAAGCGTTCCGCGAAGCTGGGTTGGCGCATTGCACTCATGTCATTGGCGAATTGAACGATAGCGACGAATTGGTGCTGACCTTTGCCAACAAGGAAGTGTACCGTGTGCCGCGTGCCACTTTGCAAAAAATCTGGGCAGAAACCAGCTACCGGATGCAGGCGTTGCGCGACAATGCCGATTGCGCCGCGCAAGAATTCGAGCGGTTGGATGATGTGCAAGATCCCGGTTTGCCGTTCGCCCCAACCTTTGAGTTGGATGACGATGTGGCAGCGCCGTATATTCGCACCGGAGTACGCCCAGCGGTTGCGGTATTGCGTGAGCAAGGTGTTAATGGTCAGGTGGAAATGGCGGCGGCGTTTGACCGTGCCGGTTTCAAGGCGGTTGACGTACACATGACCGACATTATCCGCGGTCGGGTGAAGTTGAAAGATTTCAAAGGCTTGGTGGCGTGCGGCGGCTTCTCTTACGGCGACGTGTTGGGCGCAGGCGGTGGCTGGGCGAAAACCATTTTGATGAATCCGCGTGCCAGTGATGAATTTGCAGCGTTCTTTGCGCGGCAAGATTCCTTCGGGTTGGGTGTGTGCAATGGTTGCCAAATGTTCTCGCAATTGCGTGACATGATCCCCGGTGCGGCGCATTGGCCACGTTTCTACCGCAACCGTTCCGAGCAGTTTGAGGCGCGTTATTCAGCGGTGGAAGTGTTGGAATCGCCGTCGCTGTTCCTGCAAGGCATGGCTGGGTCGAAGCTGCCGATTGCGATTGCGCATGGCGAAGGGCGGGCGGTGTTCGATACCGCAACGGCTGAAGGTATGTTGGCGGAAGGCTTGGTCGGCTTGCGTTATGTGGATAATCGCGGCAATGCTACTGAGCATTACCCTGAAAACCCGAACGGTTCACCGTTGGGGATTACGGGTGTGACCACGGCGGATGGGCGTTTCACCATCATGATGCCACACCCAGAACGCTTATTCCGGGCGGTGCAGCATTCGTGGAAGCCGGATGACATGGGTGAAGACGGCGCGTGGTTGCGGATGTTCCGCAATGCACGGGTTTGGGTAGGCTAA
- a CDS encoding DUF637 domain-containing protein yields the protein MINTITTRTMPTNVGGFRGSTTANQAAVTLFNAAIAPTQSRQQPNPDTGKLKTADMQALFDEYAQLQPQHHIPMVKARLDQINQALQPYREAYNPKGEVVAQTEKSTLTILKPLPNELFETTHADFQKAVRQDFKVTQSKTYNVSGTDLLEAIEENTHSGHTAGADNNKNGAFDPSRDRHGLGKVIDKFTDKVLDNPIVRTVAQIAQFTPLAPVAAVVNTVITARDVVKAVDEGNIKSLASTVISAGLSSKLSNSLNLAGDATKISVAQQLQKHALDGMTRATVSTVVEGGDFDDQLKSSLKASAANIVSQIGANKIGDLYSEGKLNNVTHKLAHTALGFAAGTVANGDGISGAVGGLAGSVAGEYFQSENAAVLASAASAALLGKDPLLAANVAGTADRFNRQLHQTEIDLINEKAEAFATQKGISKTEATKILLLQALHQVDSSANQRIPDNAGARVFLNTISCGNAAFNDTFGRKSNLFLEQDQNTFKNHARNGEFVLPNKDIFSTAGLSTPQIMGLVTNSQQGNLAAKIFDFGTKDLAGEPKEVQKQVLDQLRIETYDQVLKLQTLYGERDAHPNDEKLARDFHSTLGELYALRQATLQGVEVAKDSRIIAGIQAEQVEDSNSHFAPHPIKWRKLDLSH from the coding sequence GTGATAAATACCATAACCACCCGTACCATGCCTACCAATGTCGGTGGATTCAGGGGATCTACGACGGCGAACCAAGCAGCGGTAACGCTATTCAATGCCGCAATAGCACCAACCCAGTCACGCCAACAGCCTAATCCTGATACGGGGAAGCTCAAAACTGCCGATATGCAGGCATTATTCGACGAATACGCCCAGTTACAACCGCAGCATCACATTCCTATGGTCAAAGCGCGTCTCGACCAAATCAATCAGGCATTGCAGCCCTATCGTGAGGCTTACAATCCTAAGGGAGAAGTCGTTGCGCAAACTGAGAAGAGCACGCTGACTATCCTGAAACCCTTACCGAATGAGCTTTTTGAAACCACTCATGCCGATTTTCAAAAAGCCGTCCGCCAAGATTTCAAGGTGACACAAAGCAAAACCTATAACGTTTCTGGCACTGATTTGCTGGAGGCGATTGAAGAAAATACCCATTCTGGTCATACAGCAGGCGCAGACAATAATAAAAATGGCGCGTTTGATCCGTCCAGAGATCGACATGGTTTGGGCAAGGTCATTGATAAATTTACCGATAAAGTGCTGGATAATCCCATTGTCCGTACTGTTGCACAAATTGCTCAGTTCACACCGCTTGCACCTGTTGCCGCTGTTGTGAACACGGTCATCACCGCCCGTGATGTTGTCAAGGCGGTGGATGAGGGCAATATCAAATCCCTTGCCAGTACAGTTATCAGTGCGGGGCTATCGAGTAAACTCAGTAACAGCCTCAACCTTGCAGGTGATGCGACCAAAATCAGTGTGGCGCAACAACTTCAAAAACACGCACTGGATGGCATGACTCGTGCCACTGTCAGTACTGTGGTTGAAGGCGGGGATTTTGATGATCAGCTTAAATCTAGCCTCAAAGCCTCGGCTGCGAATATCGTCAGCCAAATCGGGGCAAATAAGATTGGGGATTTGTACAGCGAGGGCAAGCTGAATAATGTCACCCACAAACTCGCACATACCGCGTTGGGTTTTGCAGCAGGGACTGTGGCTAATGGCGATGGTATCAGTGGTGCAGTGGGTGGCTTGGCAGGCAGTGTGGCGGGGGAATACTTTCAGTCGGAAAATGCGGCGGTGTTGGCATCGGCGGCATCCGCTGCACTGCTAGGTAAAGATCCGTTGCTTGCCGCAAACGTCGCGGGTACGGCGGATCGCTTTAATCGGCAGTTGCACCAAACGGAAATTGACCTGATCAATGAAAAAGCAGAGGCATTTGCTACTCAAAAAGGCATATCAAAGACTGAAGCTACTAAAATTCTTTTGCTACAAGCCTTGCACCAAGTTGATAGTTCTGCAAATCAACGTATTCCTGACAATGCCGGAGCAAGGGTATTTCTCAACACAATATCCTGTGGCAATGCCGCGTTCAACGATACGTTTGGTCGGAAAAGTAATCTGTTTTTGGAGCAAGACCAGAACACCTTTAAAAACCATGCTAGAAATGGTGAGTTTGTCTTACCCAATAAAGATATTTTCTCGACAGCGGGTCTTTCGACCCCCCAAATCATGGGGCTTGTCACTAATTCGCAACAGGGTAATCTCGCTGCCAAAATATTTGACTTTGGCACGAAGGATTTAGCTGGTGAGCCAAAAGAGGTGCAGAAACAGGTTTTAGATCAGTTACGTATCGAAACTTACGACCAAGTGTTGAAACTGCAAACACTCTATGGTGAACGTGATGCACACCCCAATGATGAGAAACTGGCTCGTGATTTTCACTCAACACTTGGCGAACTTTACGCACTCCGACAAGCCACCCTACAAGGTGTCGAAGTAGCCAAGGATTCAAGAATTATTGCAGGCATCCAAGCCGAACAGGTCGAGGACAGCAATTCTCATTTTGCCCCTCACCCAATAAAATGGCGTAAACTAGACCTATCCCATTGA